The Branchiostoma floridae strain S238N-H82 chromosome 7, Bfl_VNyyK, whole genome shotgun sequence region CCCAGGCCTTGTCTAATCTTTGCCTATTTTGGGACGCAATATTGTTAACAAGGCAACTTACCGATCCACAGGTTTGACTTGTATTCAACATTACACTCCTTGACTGCTTTTTCCTGTGCTTCCAACAATACCTCCTCGATGAGACGTGCACCTTTTTTGGAGATAGCCTGGAGCTGAACCAGAGCCTCATCAATACTCATTCCTCTCACCTGGAAAAGAgtagaattagaattagaaCTGTTGAGATACTGAACATGCCAAAAGTTATATAAATTGTAGGCTGTCTTCTGGTGTCTTTAGCCTGTTAGTTTAACACCACTATTATTATagttatgaaatgaaaatcagGAGAGAACCTACCATGGTGGCAAGGTACCACAGTTTGTGGTGGCTGTACTTGAAATTCCTTCTGCTTACCCAGATGGACTGCAAGACATGGAACACATGTTAACTTGTTATAAACATGAAGTCTACATACACAAGGCCCTACCTAAAAATGAGTGATGTACATCTAATACAGTAGGGTCCTCTTCAATAGGTAGTTTTAAATAACCTTTCCCTTGTCAGTCCTAGTTTTCATGTTGACCAGTTCTGCAGTACTTTGGACTGTTAAAATTTGATAAGAcgtttcacagagatcagaatgcatgtgcggtgacaggaattctaggtaatatgtcaaaggcaaAGTTCTCGGAAAAGataacagtccttgtctcgaccattgtttcgatttacataacaatgtccagacagcttttttcttttctttttcagggCCTCTACCATTGACATACCGGTATTACCTAGAAGTCCTATTGCCGCATATGCCTTCTGGTCTCTGTGAAAGGGTTTATTGCTTaatattggtgtggcctaaatggTATGCGATAGGATATCAGTATACAGCTCTTACTGCAGGGTTTCTGGGTTCCCCTGGAGCCTGGGGCGGCAACACTTTGCGGTTCTTTGTGTCCCAGCGCCTTTTTCCATCCCGATCCTCCTGATCTCGTGCTCTGGCGACAGTGGTGGTGTGTAGGCAGCGGGCTAGGGACTGATGTACAGCTGGGGAACAGCTGGCTGACAGTTGGGCAGCAGCTATTCTGTTGGTGACAGCAGCTGTACCATATAACCTTGGTGAGAAAAGGATAGAGGATGATCTTGTATATTCTGTATTGTGCAAAACAGAGAGCAAAAACCCCTAACCTTCACATGCATAAAACATGTATTTAGGGACAGCGGCTATTCTGTTGGTGACAGCAGCTACATACCCTGTAACCTTGGTGTCAAAAGAATTGAGAATGATCTTGTAATCTGGATTACATATTCTGTATTATACAAAAACTATCAAAGCATAAGCCTCTAACCTTtaacatatataacgttatgtataaaacatgtacaaagtatTTAGTCTGAGAGGAAATTTGAAAAGAAGATGTAAGGGGACATGGCAAATATTTTCAAGAAAGTGACTTCCTTACCTTGTTGCACTGGCAACATTTTGAGACAGCACTATAGCTAGTCTCTGCAGACCTGAAATCGACAGTGTCATAATTTGGCGTTTAGTATTTTGGTACCTAGCTAGCAATGTACAAAAACAATGTATATGCTGATTCCATACGCATAACTTGATTTAACAAAATTATATAAGCTTGATTCGGTAATTTCATGTTTGATTCGTAGATGAAAAAGAGCGATCAGGGGCTAAACAAAACGCAGATTTCTAGGGCGTAACGTTACGTgatccaagaaaaaaaagatggggaggggggcgagttTAAAGATGTCATCTTTCCTTTCCACCATAGTGATACTGAAAACAGATATCTAACAGGTTAACAATCGGAAAACAGAGATTAAACACGTTAAAAATCTTCTATCCTACGAATATCTGTCGGATCATACGAGGTAAACTAACAAATATTTTCCACGCACCTTTCGACAAGGACGCTGCCATCTTTGCCGCAAATCGTCACCAGTTGACGTAAACCAGTCGGTATATGtcactctccaagaagaggttaggCTAGgctggtttttttttggggggggggggggtatgcgttttttatagggctttctctttgtaccgttttgtttGTCTAAAGCGACACAGTAAGAACGCATAAAAacggcaaaaaaaaagatagccggagcctaacctctgcttggagagaaacaTAATTAACGTTATAATTAACGTTACCGACTGGTTATGGCTATTCCATCTGATTCGGGATTTGAGGGGGCCGGGtaacaaaaatgatttaaaaatgtGACTTGTTTTTCTACCTTTGCTTCAACAAACTTTGGGTATAAGGTATCTTAAATGCATGAGGCAAGGGCTCTTCTCTCTCATTCTTTCCCTCTTCCTCCATTTCTACGGTAAAAAGTCTACCATGCTTCCTGTTCTGCTCCTTCGAATCCTGTCATCGATAACTTGCTACTTACAAACTAGCATATCTACCATTTCCTATCTCCCCATTCAGGAGCAGAAACAGGGCGAAACTTTGGAACTATGAACTCTAACAGGCCTCCTACTAGTCTGGCCCATAAAGGGAGGGCCGGCTCCATAGTGTCATAGACACACATTAGTTGTGTACTTTTCCATCACTTAACAGTTGAATTTTGCGACGCATCCTTGACTATCTGACTTGAGAATACATAGACCATGGTACCATGATCGGTCCTCTGTCACAGACCTGCCGTGCGGAGCCCTATAACCTTACGATGAGAACTTTGGACCAATTCTGTCTGGGACATGTGTTCGAACTGATGATTGATCGACCAAAACGTATGAAATTTCAGCCATCAACTTTCCACAAGTCTACAAAGGTGTTCAACCGAAGTAAAACAGTATTTGAACGGCATCAGCACGGACGATTTGGGTTCCCTCACTGAATAAATTAACGGTTAGCTTCGCTTGATAGCTACATTGGATTTCACCATAGTAACATTTATGCGGAAGGAATTGCTCTAAATCATACTAAGAAATTAGTCCAAATATAATACGttaaaatatgtaacgttacgggGTAGGCCACACACGAGAGCTAAATCTCAAACGTTTTGAAAAGAGACGATGCATACGTTTGTAGGGAGTGTCGTAACGTTTTTACTGCCCCATGACACATTTTGACAAAGCAGTTGGCCATGAAAGCCTGGTTCGCCGCCCGCCAAAGCGAGCCGGGAGAAAAGACGCCAAGGTAAGGAATGACTGCTGAATGAGCCCCGTGTCTGTGGTATAATAGTGGGCGGGGAGACAGGTGGAATTTTGGCGGGTTGCCTGGAGTCGGCCACGGTCATGACGACAGTGGATTCCTTTGAACTTACGAGCAGATCGTCTCTTCACATTGCCGTAGGGTTTTGGGTAGGAAGGTTTTTGCCTGCCTTGCACTGCGACATTTCAGTGAAGCTAGAAACCGGAATTAGTCGTTTAATCGTAAAGTTATCATCCACgtcaatctttctttctttctgaacGTCTAACCGGGAAAGCCTTTCAATCCGATAAAGTAGCGTCTTGCAGACCCAACAAGTGGTTGTAGCTAGCTACATATTAGGCTACCCGCCTATCAAGTAGAACCTTTGAGCGCACGACAACGGCGCCATGCGCCGGTCTAGACTGTCAAGACGACCCCCGACAAGCCGGGGCGAGAGAAGCCCGTGGGTGGAGGTAGTTTGGACCGTCACTCTCCTGATCGCTGTCGCTTCAGTTGGCAAGGGTAAGCTCGTACAAGtttgtgaatttcttttggtaaccaacattatgttttgtttgatcCTCTAATgtggtacatgtaatgttatcaattattgatcAAAGATGTAAACTTTACCTTTACCCAGGGCACATTTCCCACGATGAATATTGACACACGATTTGACCCGATGTATATTTGCTGAAGTTACTTTACCATTTAACAAAATAAGTATGCACTCCGTAATCAATACACCCACGTGTACTTATACCTAATGGTGGAATGAATCATAGTGTATTTGTTCAGCGAAAAGAATAGTAAAAGTTGTCAAAAAAGACTAAATAATCAGCTTTTCGGCAACCTGGGTCTTCTCAGGCTGCATAGTTCCTCTTAAACATTCTTATCCTACTTGGCCAACCTcttttttgctattttctcaGTCATTAAATCGGTCTTGTGCATGTGGAAATCAGAATAATCGCACACAAACTCTCAAGATCGTACGGTCGATATAACGATCGTATTAGGCACATGTTCGTGTGGCTACTCTGATCGATACActgctccaagcagatcctacggtagcataagatagtatcaaaagctgccagaggagtgaagccggcctaggagtaggagtgtgtttggctaccgctGGCTGATGACCCCCTTTGGTCAACTGTActcttagccagctttgatactatcttatgccactgttAAGATTGACACCTGAAGATTAACACCGCTCTTGTCTCAGGGGAAGATAACGTCGACTGCTACACGGCGGAAGACAAAGGTGCGAGTTACATCGGCACGGTCAACGTCACCGTCAACGGGCTGGTGTGCCAGCGGTGGGACCAGCAGGCACCCTGGGTCAGTACAACAGCCGTAACTATGGCGACGGGAGCGACACACTATCGATTttgtcatgttgttgttgtataaataTTGGCCTATGTGTACAAGTCCAAATATCATACAGAATTAGTCATGTCCCGAAATGGACTAAAGTGACTCATTCCATTTACACGATAGTGGAAGAAATATCAGAaaataccaaggacgttatatatccTTGAAAAtacctagcctggaatccagccgaatcatagctcctgagtctcttctgttctcACACCCCAAGGGCAGAAGCACTGtgggacagaagagacttgggagctataataaggctgggtaccaggctagAAAATACCGTATTGTCACCCTGATGACATTGTCCTGTAAAGTCCGTATGGTCACAGTCTTCTCATGTAACCGCTCGGTCACATGTGCCGTAGGTCGTCTATTTTGGTGTCCtaaaattttcaagcaggttgtgacagaaccaactgcCGACAAGGGTCCAAGGCAGCCTTGTCCGTAAAAAGACAGATGAGGTATATACGACACATGCAAGAATGTCTTCACGTTCGCACGACAATTGCACGACGTATGTGACCAGAccattactagtacattattTTGGCAATCTCAAAATAGCAAGATGTATGCATTTCATGAAATAGACGTATCACTTCATCACAATAAAAGAAATGTAAGCTTTTGCCTTTACCTATATGAATGGGCCGATGTAACTTCAGAAATAAGATTGAATCAtggccggctgtcagaaaagaccagcaatcagcgacgcagtacaaaaagaaatggccagcaaaagtgccaaaaaggccatagagagcctgctatggaggctagatgTAACTACCCTACGGGATAATACACCGGCTTCGGTACCGTAGCCTATTgtattacatatacatacacgGTGACATTCTGTACATCTAACTAACTGTATAACGGATACACTATATACCTAACGAAGGCGCTCAAAATCACTCTGTCTCTCTTCCTCCCCCTGTAGACCCACCGGTGGAATCCGTCCAATCATCCGGATAAGAATCTGGCCAGtaactactgccgcaaccctGACAACGGATCCGGGCCCTGGTGTTACACCACCAACCCAGATGTCAGCTTTGAGTACTGTAATGTCTCTGTCTGTCCGAATGGTGAGTACTGTAACATATCTGTCTGTCCGAATGGTGAGTACTGTAACATCTCTGTCTGGTGAGTACTATAACATCTCTGTCTGGTGAGTACTATAACATCTCTGTATGTCTGTCCGAACGGTGAGTATTGTAACATCTCTTTCTGGTGAGTACTAATATTGTGACATCTCTGTCCGAATGGTGAGTACTGTAATATCTCTGTCTGTCCGTATAGTGAATACTGTCAATTCATTTGAGTGAACGGTTATGTAGCATTATGTAGCATTTTGATTTTAAACGATTAGAATGTTGGCTCTGGAtaataaacaaaatgatatgaaatgaaGAGTACATTTAACTACTGTACATTCAATTACCCCCCTTTACCGTGTAAGTGAATGCTGTTCATAAGCCGTGCACAATGTTATACGACAGTGACTACTGCCGTCCCCACAACGACCACATTGGCGACAACGACCACAACAGCAACGACCACAACGGCAACAACAACCACAATGCCAACAACAACCACGGCAACTACCACAACGGCGACAACGACCAAATTGGCAACAACAACCACATTGGCAACAACAACCAGGGCAGCAACAACGTCCCTGTCAGGAGCAACTGTCGTGACCACAGCAACAGCAGCGGCAAACTCAGGTTTAGTAGTGCACTGATGATAGGAGTAACCAGAGTGGCACCATCAGGGGTACcttcaaatgaaaaatacaacgtTACTTCTGAAAGAAATGTTTCTCTATCGAACGTTCGGCAAAAGTTATGTCAACATTTTCCTGAAATTGATGAAATGTCAGTCTGCTCCGGT contains the following coding sequences:
- the LOC118419439 gene encoding apolipoprotein(a)-like, whose product is MRRSRLSRRPPTSRGERSPWVEVVWTVTLLIAVASVGKGKLVQINTALVSGEDNVDCYTAEDKGASYIGTVNVTVNGLVCQRWDQQAPWTHRWNPSNHPDKNLASNYCRNPDNGSGPWCYTTNPDVSFEYCNVSVCPNVTTAVPTTTTLATTTTTATTTTATTTTMPTTTTATTTTATTTKLATTTTLATTTRAATTSLSGATVVTTATAAANSGRDLPAAVSPAGVRNHTTLLLLQPLRWTQPPPVAMPTDERILDCREDTS
- the LOC118418834 gene encoding 39S ribosomal protein L22, mitochondrial-like, translated to MAASLSKGLQRLAIVLSQNVASATRLYGTAAVTNRIAAAQLSASCSPAVHQSLARCLHTTTVARARDQEDRDGKRRWDTKNRKVLPPQAPGEPRNPASIWVSRRNFKYSHHKLWYLATMVRGMSIDEALVQLQAISKKGARLIEEVLLEAQEKAVKECNVEYKSNLWIAESLALKGRHTQAIRYHGRGYFGIMHCGYCHYLVRLEEGPPPPKKRDPTGYDKASDYMASLRKRTIQMGL